A stretch of Paenibacillus peoriae DNA encodes these proteins:
- a CDS encoding NAD-dependent epimerase/dehydratase family protein, whose protein sequence is MKKILVLGGTRFFGKRLVERLLESSENSVTILTRGQASDSFGDRVQRICADRTDPQALAEAVGEQVWDVVYDNICFSPDEASEACRIFDAIAKRYIVTSSLSVYDSSPEVLTESIFDPQAYPVRKGGKDDFTYQEAKRQAEAVFMQQATFPVVAVRFPIVLGTDDYTKRLHFHIEHVREGIEFGVPNSAAQISFIRSDEAADFLFWLGHTPFTGPVNACSNGTVRIGEIISIIEQVTGKQAVMKEKTADEHMSPFGITQSWYMDTSKAQSEGYSFLSLNVWLPELITSLTRS, encoded by the coding sequence ATGAAAAAGATACTTGTACTGGGTGGAACGCGCTTTTTTGGCAAGAGACTGGTGGAACGTCTGCTAGAGAGTTCCGAGAACTCCGTTACCATCCTCACACGGGGCCAAGCAAGCGATTCGTTTGGTGACCGCGTTCAGCGGATTTGTGCAGACCGTACCGACCCGCAAGCGCTCGCTGAGGCCGTAGGTGAGCAAGTGTGGGACGTTGTTTATGATAATATTTGCTTTTCCCCAGATGAAGCAAGCGAAGCCTGCCGCATTTTTGATGCTATAGCCAAGAGGTATATTGTGACCTCCAGCCTATCCGTCTATGATTCGAGCCCGGAAGTGCTGACAGAGAGCATCTTTGACCCTCAGGCTTACCCGGTTCGCAAGGGCGGGAAGGACGATTTTACATATCAGGAGGCTAAACGGCAGGCAGAAGCAGTTTTTATGCAGCAAGCTACATTTCCTGTAGTTGCTGTTCGTTTTCCAATTGTATTGGGGACAGACGATTATACGAAAAGACTTCATTTTCATATCGAACATGTTCGTGAAGGAATAGAATTCGGAGTCCCTAATTCCGCAGCACAAATCTCATTTATTCGTTCCGATGAAGCCGCAGATTTTCTGTTTTGGCTTGGTCACACTCCTTTTACCGGTCCTGTAAATGCTTGCTCCAACGGTACAGTGAGGATTGGAGAGATCATTTCGATCATTGAGCAGGTAACTGGAAAACAAGCTGTGATGAAAGAAAAAACAGCAGACGAGCACATGTCTCCATTCGGTATTACACAATCGTGGTACATGGATACGTCCAAAGCCCAGTCAGAGGGGTACTCATTTCTCTCCCTAAATGTATGGCTTCCAGAGCTGATAACCAGCCTGACCCGTTCCTAA
- a CDS encoding metallophosphoesterase family protein yields MDRIAVISDIHGNWPACEAVLEDIASRGISRVFCLGDLIGKGPSPSEVLDAVRQRCEVVVRGNWDELVSITDDLNFSWQAERLGAERVQYLAQLPFHYDFRMSGRRIRLVHASPQSVYHRVQPWDEPEKRLAMFDPLAEENGKVAFAPDVVGYGDVHNAFIQHFQGKTLFNVGSVGNPLDVTQASYCILEGEMGEEQPTSFSIHFVRVPYDIELAVKQAEEADVPSLPYYIRELRTGIYRGIQDLD; encoded by the coding sequence ATGGATCGTATTGCTGTCATTTCAGATATTCATGGCAATTGGCCTGCCTGTGAGGCGGTGCTGGAGGATATTGCTTCCCGAGGCATTAGCCGTGTGTTTTGTTTGGGGGATCTGATCGGCAAAGGGCCTAGCCCGAGCGAGGTTCTGGATGCTGTCCGTCAACGTTGTGAAGTGGTCGTGCGGGGGAATTGGGATGAGCTGGTCAGTATTACGGATGATCTCAATTTTAGCTGGCAAGCCGAGCGCTTGGGGGCAGAACGAGTGCAGTATTTGGCACAGTTACCGTTTCATTATGATTTCAGAATGAGCGGACGCCGTATCCGTCTGGTGCATGCCTCGCCGCAAAGTGTGTATCACCGTGTGCAGCCATGGGATGAGCCGGAAAAACGGCTTGCCATGTTCGATCCGTTAGCAGAAGAAAATGGAAAAGTTGCTTTTGCTCCGGATGTTGTGGGATATGGTGATGTGCACAATGCTTTTATCCAGCATTTTCAGGGGAAAACACTTTTTAACGTCGGCAGTGTCGGGAATCCGTTGGATGTTACGCAGGCTTCCTACTGCATTTTAGAGGGGGAGATGGGAGAGGAGCAGCCTACGTCCTTCTCCATTCATTTTGTACGTGTACCTTATGATATAGAACTGGCGGTAAAACAAGCGGAGGAAGCTGATGTGCCTTCTTTGCCGTATTATATTCGAGAGCTGCGTACAGGAATTTACCGCGGGATTCAGGACCTGGATTAA
- a CDS encoding GNAT family N-acetyltransferase: MLTREMLRLGLPELYTRRVQLRQLRTEDYPALERILSDPLVIQYVNRIRKPVHARMRRLVAQIKISADSLDSLHFAVEWHQRNTGESNLPGESNELTSSPLLGIVSFQQWNERTGEAQLGYILDRPFWGQGLGTEVVGEMLNFGFGSLKLQRIESRCQEDNQASMRVLIKNKMRLLRTIGAYDPSGVVPSVLVFSMTQGDYA, encoded by the coding sequence GTGCTGACCAGAGAAATGCTTCGTCTTGGGTTACCGGAGCTTTACACCCGTCGAGTCCAATTGCGCCAGCTAAGAACGGAGGATTATCCCGCGCTGGAACGGATCCTATCCGATCCATTGGTGATCCAATATGTGAATCGAATTCGCAAGCCAGTCCATGCACGAATGCGGCGTCTGGTTGCGCAAATTAAAATATCTGCTGATTCTCTGGATTCCCTGCATTTTGCGGTGGAATGGCATCAGAGAAATACAGGAGAAAGCAATCTGCCTGGTGAATCCAATGAGCTTACCTCCTCACCGTTGCTAGGTATCGTCTCTTTTCAGCAATGGAATGAAAGAACGGGGGAGGCACAATTGGGCTATATTCTGGATCGTCCTTTTTGGGGACAGGGGCTGGGTACAGAAGTGGTAGGAGAAATGCTGAATTTTGGTTTCGGATCTTTGAAGCTCCAGCGGATCGAAAGTCGTTGCCAAGAGGATAATCAGGCTTCCATGCGCGTGCTTATTAAAAATAAGATGCGTCTGCTGCGTACCATTGGTGCTTATGATCCCTCAGGAGTGGTGCCGAGTGTATTGGTATTTTCGATGACCCAAGGGGATTATGCATAG
- a CDS encoding aminoglycoside N(3)-acetyltransferase: MTVQPITNRPVTRSDVLKGLEDLGVRSGMTLLVHSSMRSFGRFVPGGASVILAALTEAVGPEGTLVMPTQSHDLTDPSTWMNPPLDESWWELVREEMPAYDPAWTLTGGMGIIVETFRGLPGTKRSGHPHVSLAARGPTASELLAAHELDFGLGEHSPLAKLYEADAYVVLLGCGHDSNTSLHLAEYRTAYNGREVITHQAPMMVDGAKAWVSFQDFNITSDDFEKLGLDFERDCPSAFTRVNIGEASCFFARQRDLVDYAEQWLSTHR; the protein is encoded by the coding sequence GTGACTGTGCAACCGATAACGAATCGACCTGTCACTAGGTCGGATGTATTGAAGGGATTAGAGGATCTGGGGGTTCGGAGCGGCATGACATTGCTTGTTCACTCGTCGATGCGCAGCTTTGGACGCTTTGTTCCAGGCGGGGCCTCGGTCATTCTTGCCGCACTAACCGAAGCAGTTGGCCCGGAAGGGACGCTGGTGATGCCGACACAGTCACATGACTTGACTGATCCCTCGACTTGGATGAACCCGCCTCTGGATGAGTCATGGTGGGAACTGGTACGCGAGGAAATGCCCGCTTATGATCCGGCCTGGACGCTGACCGGAGGGATGGGCATCATTGTAGAAACGTTCCGGGGCCTGCCGGGAACCAAGCGCAGCGGGCATCCGCATGTTTCTCTGGCGGCACGTGGACCCACAGCTTCGGAATTACTGGCAGCTCATGAGCTCGACTTTGGACTGGGTGAGCATTCGCCCTTGGCGAAGCTGTACGAGGCAGATGCTTATGTAGTGCTGTTGGGCTGCGGACATGACAGCAACACGTCCCTGCATTTGGCGGAATATCGAACAGCCTACAATGGACGTGAAGTGATCACCCATCAAGCTCCTATGATGGTGGATGGAGCAAAAGCGTGGGTATCTTTTCAGGATTTTAATATTACCTCAGATGACTTTGAGAAGCTGGGACTTGATTTTGAACGGGACTGTCCCTCAGCTTTTACGCGGGTGAACATTGGGGAGGCTTCATGTTTTTTCGCGAGGCAACGTGATTTGGTAGACTATGCGGAGCAGTGGTTGTCCACCCATCGCTAA
- a CDS encoding metallophosphoesterase, giving the protein MEKTPHTRRESQDGPHQGAAIPPGSSRRSVSNEPANPSRRHFLKKAALATAGTALLAGGYASLWEPNHLEITRFNLSIPRLPSAFDGIRVVHFSDVHLGFHMDEQDLRELADRIAGLKPDLLCFTGDIVDDYAVSMKAAVPVMASMHATLGKFAILGNHDYRGLPAGVQELYPKTGFTLLRNEHAIVELAGQRVAMVGLEDNIMGKPNPQRAIHGLPDEMCKLLLMHEPDYADVAAQMSFDLQLSGHTHGGQVRLPVIGAPMPPPGGRKYIQGLFHVGTERMPLYVSRGIGMTHLPIRVLCRPELSVITLKSGQ; this is encoded by the coding sequence ATGGAGAAGACGCCGCATACCCGCCGCGAGAGTCAGGATGGCCCGCATCAGGGGGCCGCTATCCCTCCCGGTTCTTCGCGGCGTTCCGTTTCAAATGAACCAGCCAATCCTTCGCGCCGCCATTTTTTGAAAAAAGCGGCTTTAGCCACAGCCGGAACCGCGCTTCTGGCTGGAGGATATGCTTCCTTATGGGAGCCTAATCATTTGGAAATTACACGCTTCAACTTGTCTATCCCTCGTCTTCCGTCTGCTTTTGACGGAATCAGGGTCGTACATTTTAGTGATGTGCACTTGGGTTTTCACATGGATGAGCAGGATCTACGCGAGCTTGCGGACCGGATAGCAGGTCTGAAGCCAGATTTGCTCTGTTTTACAGGCGATATTGTGGATGACTATGCAGTATCCATGAAGGCTGCTGTTCCAGTTATGGCTTCTATGCACGCCACACTTGGCAAATTTGCTATTCTGGGCAATCATGATTATAGAGGCTTACCCGCCGGAGTACAGGAATTGTATCCGAAAACCGGGTTTACGTTGCTGAGAAACGAGCATGCGATTGTAGAGCTTGCGGGACAGCGTGTAGCTATGGTCGGTTTAGAGGATAACATCATGGGCAAGCCCAATCCGCAGCGTGCCATCCACGGACTACCTGATGAGATGTGCAAGCTCCTGCTGATGCATGAGCCGGACTATGCAGATGTGGCGGCGCAAATGTCCTTTGATCTTCAATTGTCGGGGCATACGCATGGAGGACAGGTACGCTTGCCGGTCATTGGAGCGCCAATGCCGCCTCCGGGTGGACGCAAGTACATCCAGGGATTATTTCATGTGGGAACGGAAAGAATGCCGCTATATGTTAGCCGAGGCATTGGCATGACACATTTGCCGATTCGCGTGCTGTGCAGGCCGGAGCTTAGTGTCATTACGCTAAAATCCGGCCAATAG